A genomic region of Oncorhynchus mykiss isolate Arlee chromosome 2, USDA_OmykA_1.1, whole genome shotgun sequence contains the following coding sequences:
- the LOC110492111 gene encoding apoptosis inhibitor 5 isoform X2, which translates to MAVTIEELYRNYGILADAKPEDLGQHKYAYQVILDGVKGGPKEKRLAAQFIPKFFSSFPELADAAINAQLDLCEDEDVSIRRQAIKELPRFAAGENIVRVADILTQLLQTDDSAEFSQVNTALVSIFKMDAKATLRGLFSQILQGEDIVRERAIKFLSIKLKTLPEDTMTKEVEDYVFTETKKVLEDVTGEEFVLLMRILMALKGLQTVNGRQQLVELVVEQAFLEQALNPADPDTVDRLLQCTRQALPLFSKNVHSSRFVTYFCDHVLPNLSTLTSPVAELDIQQEVLKLLAEMSPFCGDMEKVEANLLMLFEKLLEFMPLPPEAEGENGENTMSEEPKLQFSYVECLLFSFHQLGKKLPDFLIDKINAERLKDFKIRLQYFARGLQVYIRQLRVALQGKTGDALKTDENKIKVVALKITNNINVLIKDLFHNPPSYKSTVTLSWRPVQKAEAVALKRPSGEEMGTGSTMKKLLSPPLPRRNARQIYNPPSEQRGGFRGGRGRGFGGRGGRSRGRIY; encoded by the exons ATGGCGGTCACTATCGAGGAGCTGTATCGTAACTATGGGATCCTTGCCGATGCTAAGCCAGAGGACCTGGGCCAG CACAAATATGCCTATCAGGTGATCCTTGATGGCGTGAAAGGGGGTCCCAAGGAGAAGCGCTTGGCTGCACAGTTCATTCCCAAATTCTTCAGCAGTTTCCCAGAGCTGGCAGATGCGGCAATCAATGCTCAGCTTGACCTTTGTGAGGATGAAGATGTCTCG ATTCGGAGGCAGGCCATCAAAGAGCTCCCCCGTTTCGCAGCCGGGGAGAACATTGTCAGGGTAGCAGATATCCTGACCCAGCTTCTCCAGACCG ATGATTCGGCCGAATTCAGTCAAGTGAACACAGCGCTGGTCTCGATCTTCAAGATGGACGCAAAGG CTACCCTGCGAGGCCTCTTCTCTCAGATCCTGCAGGGGGAGGACATAGTGAGGGAGAGGGCCATCAAGTTCCTCTCCATCAAGCTGAAGACACTGCCTGAGGACACCATGACCAAGGAGGTGGAGGACTACGTGTTCACCGAGACAAAGAAG GTGCTGGAGGATGTGACAGGGGAGGAGTTTGTGCTGCTGATGCGCATCCTGATGGCGCTAAAGGGCCTGCAGACGGTGAACGGGCGGCAGCAGCTGGTGGAGCTGGTGGTGGAGCAGGCCTTCCTGGAGCAGGCGCTGAACCCCGCCGACCCCGACACCGTGGACCGCTTGCTGCAGTGCACGCGCCAGGCCCTACCCCTCTTCTCC AAAAATGTCCATTCTTCCCGCTTTGTGACCTACTTCTGTGACCACGTCCTGCCCAACCTCAGTACCCTGACAAGTCCTGTGGCAGAGCTGGACATTCAGCAGGAG gtgctAAAGCTGCTTGCTGAGATGAGTCCGTTCTGTGGGGACATGGAGAAGGTGGAGGCCAACCTCCTCATGCTGTTTGAGAAGCTGCTG GAGTTCATGCCGCTTCCCCCAGAGGCGGAGGGTGAGAACGGCGAGAACACGATGAGCGAGGAACCCAAGCTGCAGTTCAGCTATGTGGAGTGTCTTCTCTTCAGCTTCCACCAGCTGGGAAAGAAGCTGCCCGACTTCCTCATCGACAAGATAAATGCAGAGCGCCTCAAAGACTTCAAGATCAG GTTACAGTACTTTGCCAGAGGGCTGCAGGTATACATTCGCCAGCTGCGAGTAGCCCTTCAAGGCAAGACGGGAGATGCACTGAAGACCGACGAG AACAAGATCAAAGTGGTGGCTCTGAAGATCACTAACAACATCAACGTTCTGATCAAG GATCTCTTCCACAACCCGCCATCGTACAAGAGCACGGTCACTCTGTCCTGGAGGCCTGTCCAGAAGGCTGAGGCTGTAGC TCTGAAGCGCCCATCCGGGGAGGAGATGGGCACGGGCAGTACCATGAAAAAGCTTCTGTCCCCCCCGCTGCCCCGAAGGAACGCGCGACAGATATACAACCCCCCCAGCG
- the LOC110492111 gene encoding apoptosis inhibitor 5 isoform X1, whose amino-acid sequence MAVTIEELYRNYGILADAKPEDLGQHKYAYQVILDGVKGGPKEKRLAAQFIPKFFSSFPELADAAINAQLDLCEDEDVSIRRQAIKELPRFAAGENIVRVADILTQLLQTDDSAEFSQVNTALVSIFKMDAKATLRGLFSQILQGEDIVRERAIKFLSIKLKTLPEDTMTKEVEDYVFTETKKVLEDVTGEEFVLLMRILMALKGLQTVNGRQQLVELVVEQAFLEQALNPADPDTVDRLLQCTRQALPLFSKNVHSSRFVTYFCDHVLPNLSTLTSPVAELDIQQEVLKLLAEMSPFCGDMEKVEANLLMLFEKLLEFMPLPPEAEGENGENTMSEEPKLQFSYVECLLFSFHQLGKKLPDFLIDKINAERLKDFKIRLQYFARGLQVYIRQLRVALQGKTGDALKTDENKIKVVALKITNNINVLIKDLFHNPPSYKSTVTLSWRPVQKAEAVALKRPSGEEMGTGSTMKKLLSPPLPRRNARQIYNPPSGKYSATIGNFTNEQRGGFRGGRGRGFGGRGGRSRGRIY is encoded by the exons ATGGCGGTCACTATCGAGGAGCTGTATCGTAACTATGGGATCCTTGCCGATGCTAAGCCAGAGGACCTGGGCCAG CACAAATATGCCTATCAGGTGATCCTTGATGGCGTGAAAGGGGGTCCCAAGGAGAAGCGCTTGGCTGCACAGTTCATTCCCAAATTCTTCAGCAGTTTCCCAGAGCTGGCAGATGCGGCAATCAATGCTCAGCTTGACCTTTGTGAGGATGAAGATGTCTCG ATTCGGAGGCAGGCCATCAAAGAGCTCCCCCGTTTCGCAGCCGGGGAGAACATTGTCAGGGTAGCAGATATCCTGACCCAGCTTCTCCAGACCG ATGATTCGGCCGAATTCAGTCAAGTGAACACAGCGCTGGTCTCGATCTTCAAGATGGACGCAAAGG CTACCCTGCGAGGCCTCTTCTCTCAGATCCTGCAGGGGGAGGACATAGTGAGGGAGAGGGCCATCAAGTTCCTCTCCATCAAGCTGAAGACACTGCCTGAGGACACCATGACCAAGGAGGTGGAGGACTACGTGTTCACCGAGACAAAGAAG GTGCTGGAGGATGTGACAGGGGAGGAGTTTGTGCTGCTGATGCGCATCCTGATGGCGCTAAAGGGCCTGCAGACGGTGAACGGGCGGCAGCAGCTGGTGGAGCTGGTGGTGGAGCAGGCCTTCCTGGAGCAGGCGCTGAACCCCGCCGACCCCGACACCGTGGACCGCTTGCTGCAGTGCACGCGCCAGGCCCTACCCCTCTTCTCC AAAAATGTCCATTCTTCCCGCTTTGTGACCTACTTCTGTGACCACGTCCTGCCCAACCTCAGTACCCTGACAAGTCCTGTGGCAGAGCTGGACATTCAGCAGGAG gtgctAAAGCTGCTTGCTGAGATGAGTCCGTTCTGTGGGGACATGGAGAAGGTGGAGGCCAACCTCCTCATGCTGTTTGAGAAGCTGCTG GAGTTCATGCCGCTTCCCCCAGAGGCGGAGGGTGAGAACGGCGAGAACACGATGAGCGAGGAACCCAAGCTGCAGTTCAGCTATGTGGAGTGTCTTCTCTTCAGCTTCCACCAGCTGGGAAAGAAGCTGCCCGACTTCCTCATCGACAAGATAAATGCAGAGCGCCTCAAAGACTTCAAGATCAG GTTACAGTACTTTGCCAGAGGGCTGCAGGTATACATTCGCCAGCTGCGAGTAGCCCTTCAAGGCAAGACGGGAGATGCACTGAAGACCGACGAG AACAAGATCAAAGTGGTGGCTCTGAAGATCACTAACAACATCAACGTTCTGATCAAG GATCTCTTCCACAACCCGCCATCGTACAAGAGCACGGTCACTCTGTCCTGGAGGCCTGTCCAGAAGGCTGAGGCTGTAGC TCTGAAGCGCCCATCCGGGGAGGAGATGGGCACGGGCAGTACCATGAAAAAGCTTCTGTCCCCCCCGCTGCCCCGAAGGAACGCGCGACAGATATACAACCCCCCCAGCGGCAAGTACAGCGCCACCATTGGCAACTTCACCAACG